The following is a genomic window from Nicotiana tabacum cultivar K326 chromosome 3, ASM71507v2, whole genome shotgun sequence.
TAGCTTCCCCTTCTCTTTGCTTGTAGAGAAGCTTGAAGGCATCCTTTTCCTCAGTAACCCATAGAATCTCGGTCTCATGCCGGCTCAGCTCCCCTCGGGCTCGGAGGAAAGCCTCATGATGAAGCACCAAAGCATATAAACATAGAAAAAGGAGTtatataaaaaagagaaaaatttgaGTATAAAATTTGACATCAACAGGGAAATTTGGGATTACCCGGTTTAGAGCTTGTTGAGCTTTGTTGAAAAGACAAAGTGTTTCCATCTCATCCATCTTGGCTTGGTCTTCTTCAATGTCCAAGAATCGGAGATAGCTAGCCACCCCTACGAGGCAGAAAGAACTCGAGCATCCTCCGGGACCGAGATGATTATTAGCCGCTTATGCCCGGGATCGACGTTAGAGGCCGAGAACTGATCGGTCAATTTAAAGCCCGAGGAAGCCTCACTTGGGCACTTCCTCGGTACCTCCAAGTCACCCAGATCGGTGACGACTTCCAGTCTAACAAAATAGCCACAGAAAGGGTCTTCTACTCCACGGACCCCTTCACCGTGGCAAGTCTCCATCGCCTGAGCGTCCTTGATCATCGAATCAGAGAACGAAGGAAAGGAGGGGGAATCCCCAATCTCTATTGCCCCAAGTAAATCTTTTGGGGTGCCGCCTTCATCTCGAGGGGCCTCGAACATGGTTTCTGCCCCAACATCGATTGCCTCCTCGATACCCTTCTCACCTCGAGGTGAAAAATCTTTAGCTCTTTTTGGCTTAGGGACTTCGGCCGAGGCTTCCCCCTCAACCTCATCAAGTCGAGGCAGAGCAATTTTAGCTCCTACCGGCTCAGTAGTTCCTCGAACCTCGGTGCCTGCTCGCACACAGGTCACCAGCCcagagtcttcttcttcttcttcatcttcttagacCTCATCCCTTAGCCGTTAAACTGACTCCAAAGTTAAAGGGATGATGATCCCCTTGGGTTTACGGGCCTGCCTCTTTTTGGGCTTCTTTTCATCCAACTTCGTGGAACTCGGGGCccttctcttctttctctctttgttttgcTTCAGAGCGAATGGTTGGGGAAGGATTTCTTCATCACCAGATGAGAGCCTCATTTCCACATCCTTCTCGAGACCTGCAAAAGAAAGATGAGTAAGATCGAGAAAAAATTCGAACAATGGTCAAAATTGTTGAGTCATAGAGGAAAATTTACCATGGTTACgagcctcccatcgacccttcgcCAAATCATGCCATGCACACACATCATGTGTCAACTTTAATATTAGGCTCCTAACCCAGTTCTCGAGTTGGGGAACCTCGCCCGACATCCAGGCAATGGCTGCATCAAGTAAAATACTGATAAGAAAGGGTGAAAAAACGAAGACAATAGACAGAAATTAAGGACGAAATCATACTTAcatttcatattccatttctcaggaaatgacaTACTCTCGGCTGGGATCAggtccgaggtcttcactcggAAAAATCGGCCCATCCAGCCCCAGTCTTTGTACTTATCTATGCTCGAGAAAGGTTCCATGGTGGCCCGACGTTGAAGCTTTATTAGTCCTCCCTGATAGAGTCGGGGCATGTATAGGTgtatgaggtggtcgagggtgaagggaaGCCCATCGAATTGGCTCATGAAGAAGCGCAACAATATCACTATCCTTCAGAAAGAGGGGTGAATCTGACCGAAGGTCACTTCGTACTTTTTGCAGAAGTCTATAACAACCGGATCCAAAGGACCCAATGTGAcaagataagtataaacacttagaaacccttccacatgggtcGTGGTTGATTCCTTAGGCGAGGGCACCACCACGTGCTTGTCGACCCAGTTGCAGTCCTCTTTAACTTGGTCGAGGAGATCATCGGTGATCATGCATATATACCTCGACATTAGCTCACATCGACCCGGAACCGGGGGtcttttcaaccttgaagtcggAGTTGATGACGCACCATCCGGGAAAGAACTCTTCACGGCGTGGCTCCGCTGTTGTTTGCTCGCCGGCCAGCCGGGACGAGGAAGCAGCTTCCTTTTGCAGAATAGTTTTTGAAGTCTTAGCCATTTTACTTTTACGAGTGAAGAATAATGGAAACTGAGAAGAAACGCTTGATATTTTGTGATGAAAGAGGTGAAGAAACACCAAAGATCTGAAAGTTCAAAGCTTTTAGGGAGGCAGAGGATTTTGAAGATTAGAGCAACGaagatttgaaagtaaagtttgggCAAAAGAAGAAAGATACATTTATAGGTTGAAGATGACGATTCAGAACCAGTAGTGGCCGACAACAACCGACAGACATTTAATGCCTCGATATCCGAACCGACATGACATTTCAGTATTCACTTGTCGCTGACGTCATGGTCGGGTTCGTCGCTTATGTCATGACCCATCGAGATGGGATTGGAAAAGATCAGATCGTTTCTTATTGCCTTCTCTCCGATAAaagaggggactatttgtatacggtcaaaatcaggcTTGTCCTTAAATGAGGCAGGCCAAGGTTCGACCCTATGTTATATCGGAGTGCGGTGTAAAGTTAGATTGCAAACCAATCGAGGTCGGCTAAGATCGGAGCCAGGCAGGATAgagatcgagcaagatcgagggaAGCTTACCGAGCCAAATAACGGAAAATTAAAATATCCGCAATCGGGCGAGGATCATGGcaaaaatctcggcacgtattaagaagaggccgattaattagccaaTCATGGGATTTCTTACTATATTTAGAATTATACCAagagtaggattcccctactatataaagggggtctgattatttgTAAAAGACATCATATTCACATTACATAAAGCAATATATCATCTTCTTAAGCTCTCAATACTCTATTGTTTTGTTCATACTTTCCAGTGAAATATCCGTTCGAGGGCGATCTAAGCTCGAGGGCCAAAGCTATACATCTCTTTGGGTTTGCTTTAATTTCTATTTTCAGTTAATTTCAATATCATTTTATGTATCTTATtattttgtgtcaagttatatcaTGTGTCCGTAAAACCACATTATAAATTCAATAGTTATacgtttttagggtaaacaatgtGTTTCCACTTAATATTGAAGGGCTGAATCTAAAATATTCCGATCTTAGCTCACTAACTGCATGCATATTTTTTTTAACTAGAATTTGGACACGCATGTTGTACGTGTATTCCATGTCAATGagaataaaattttaaagatGACCTAAATTTGAcaatatatttaaattataaaataaataaaaaattataagttcTTGAAAATGATGAACTTTAATCCTATTTAGCTAACTCAATACATGAAAAGAAAATTGCTTCCCAAAATTATCCAACTTTTTATGGGTAGTAATATATTCCAACTTTATAGCATCATACAAGAAAGTTTAAATAGCATATTCTACTTAGTTCATAAGGCCGTCAATATATCGAGATAGAAATTTCCTAATGAATACTAttcttaaaatattttataaatagaTGTCGAAGATCTCAAAAAGAGGATACCAGTTGACACGTACTTTATTCAACTGGATCTCTGTAGAAATGTCTTAATATATGCTACTTCCACCAAAGTAGTTTTTCTCACTCTGACCAATAACCATGAGATGCTCCGTTGAGACATTGAGTAGCACGCAGTAAACTTTTTAAAACTTAAATCAAAATTATTTCATGTAAAATTGGTTGCTGATCTCCATAAAATGAGTCAATATCTATGAAAGAAGATAACAAGAACGTGAAATGATCTACCAATCTAGAAAAGAGCTATAATAATTGTAAATATAAACGTGTAACAAAGAAGTTAAATGGTGAAGTAGAAAGCCAATTGTGGATAATTAATTACCTTCACTAATCAGTTAGATGGCAGATACATTATGCATTTTATTTGCATATTCATATTGAGCAGTGAAAAAGACTTGCTAATAATTATGAATCATAGTAATTGAATAATGACTCAACTTGATAAACTTGCACACAGGTAATAAATTAGAATGAGAGATAACGTAGTATATTATTATCATTAAAAGTAAAAATCTAAAGTTTGTACGTATAATAAATATGCTCAAGTTAATCATTGTTATttcttataatatatatttttattcaacAATATTAAGGAATATTGTTATAATGAAGGGTGGAATGGTCGTTTAGCTTTTGAAGGATATTTTAGTAAAATAACTTCATGTAAAAGTCTTcatacttataatatagtatgatctATCAACCGCTTATTAATTGTTAAATAGTTTGAATCGTTAATATTTTGCAGTCTTAAAGTCGTTACTTAAGAGTTTACTTAAAGATTAGTGCAAATGTAACATTTTATGGAGTACAACATTTTTTAATTAATCATTACTAAGCAGATTACACACGCTGGCTAAAGAAATTACTCGAGATTTATTGTCATTTTATATGAAGTTAATCAACTGAACTTATATCGGTTGTACATTTTTTTCTATTGAGAGCAAGAGCTTTCAAATGTGAAAAACTGAATTGATAGTTAAAAGAGGTAGCTTCAGTCTTCAGCTACTAATCAATCTTTTAACTCAACCATAGATCAACCTTTACTTTAAGTTAACCCGACGCGACTGACGGGGAGGCGGAGCAAATTGGAAACATAATGCATGACTTTAATTTGCTGGCAACTTAATGAAGGATTCAAGAATGTAAATTATTGGGTGTGCATTTTCAATTTAACCGCCATATATAAAAACTAACTTACACATGTATATGAGTACTAAAATGAACAAAAATTACATTCTACTACTATAAACTAGCACGAATAATGTCATGGATGTGAACTCAAGTCGTATTATTTGTTAAATAAAAATCGATTTTCTGTAACTCATTACATtcgtattgattgtattaagttcTTCGTAAAATAACTCTGGTATATCTCAAAGTAATAGCAATATTTTCTCGTCAACATCAATAAAAAGGACGTTAACTTCGATACATAGCCGCACTTATTAGTTCTTATACTCCCTCATACTCGGCAAAGATGATTTTTAATAGTAAAGATTAATGAAAGGATATTCTGTACACATTATTTTAATAACTATAAGATGTTTCAAATATCCCATATATGATAATAAAGAATATAGTATAAAAAATGATTACGTAATTTCCTAATGTTTATGCTAATTAGTAATTGTATTTACATAGAGAGGAACTTCTTTAGGTCTCTAGATTTTTGAACATTTTGGATGTAAATTTTGCAGAATATAAATAAGTCAAGCATGTATAAAGCCAAAGTGGTTAGGTTAATTGAAAAACTTCAATTCTTTAAAACAAAGTTCATTAAATTCCtgtccaaaaaagaaaagaagaggggCACGTGACCGTCACATGATTGGTCCATATTAAGTTCGGGTTACTGGTTCCTAAAAATGATATGATAGCGTTGCCAAGTCGCAGGGAAAACAAAGTCAGGGAAGGGGCGTTAGGGTTTCCAATTCCGACTGCAAATTGTGACGAAGAAGAATAAAGATGTGGCACGAAGCAAGGAGATCGGAGAAGAAAGTGCATGATATGATGGACGCAGCGCGTAAGAGAGCTCAGAGACGTGCCATCTTTCTCGCTAAACGCCGTGGCGACCCTCAGCAGTCCATTCAAGCCATCGGCTCTCGCTGTCGTATTTACCGTGATGACGCCCTTTATCAAGCCACCGAGGATCAGCAGGGCCTGTATGATTTCTCTATCCCTCTAATTTATCTATATGTTAAGGTGTTGATTTAGCTTATTAGTGGATAGTGAAATTTGTTTGTAAAATACGAATGGTTTAGAATGGAAAGTGTCTTACAAATTGGAATGCAAGGAGTAGAAAAGACGGTAGGTATTGGTTATCCTATTAATGTATGGAAAAGAGACTACTTTTTGGCCAATTTGAGCTATCTTAAATTGAACATTGCTCctcacttattgggtaccatgtCACGTCCCCCGTGGTGCTTCCTGCTAGCTATTTGAAATTTGTATGGTACTGGCATGGTTACGACGTTGTACTGGTTTGTTGTTTATCATATTGGTTCTAAACTACATTTTGAATATTTTAAGGATTCATTTAGTATATTTGTGAATACATTATTTTTAGATTCCACACTGCATTTCTTACTTTTGGTGCACGTGTAATGCTTTATTGGAGCTACCATTTTAGTTTCATAGTTGCCATGAACTGAAATGTACAGGCCTGTTGAAAAAGTAATAGTCTAATATAAGTAGGTGACTCATGCTACCACCATCTTATTTTGAAGCTCACATCCTTTGATATCTGTATTTCTATGGGTCTCCTTTGTCTACCTATGGAATAAATCATCTGAAAAGTATTGTTGTTGTGCTGAGGTATTTTAGTATGAACTCTAATGTTTGGTATTTAGTATTTACTGATCCAAAGCCATCAGAAAGTTTGAAATTAGTCAATATTTACGTGGTGATTGATTATTATTCTCTTTTTGGCCTCAAATAGTCTTAGAAGCCTTTGCATGCTTGTAGGGTTTCATGTTTATTTAAGTGCTTATAGACATGAGCTGATTTCTTTGTTTATGTATCAGGATACCTTGGAACGGGAAACATGACATTCTGATTGACAGGTCACTTTTTAAATAGTGTTTCACAACTCTTAGGATGATGGGATACTGAATGTGGTAGGAAATTTGCCTAGTCATATAGTTGACGTTTTGACTATCATCTTACAGATTTGATGGTCGTGCTCTTCTTGATTTTATACGAGATTCTAGTTCCCGGCATCGTCGGGCCCCAGAAAGAACAGAGGAAGAGGAGGAACTAGAAGAGTTTGTTAGTTTTCAGCGTTATCGGGATTTAATTAAGCATCGGCGTAGAGGATGTCGgtacttttttgttttttgactATCCTTTCATATACTATTCATTATAGGATATTTCTTTCTTATTAGGTATTTCGAAGTAATTGTGTATATTTTTTGAGGAGACCATTGCATCGCCTGAGTTAACTCTATGCTTTTACAGTTAAGGACGAAGAGGGTCTGCAACATGTTAATCAGGAAATGGAGGCTAAGACCACTGCTCTCCTTGGCTCTGACAGGTTCCAATTTTCTATCTTACTAAACTCTTTGGGTCTTTTCTTTTAGTTGCCCATTTATCCACTGTCCTTGCTCCGAGAAAGATTAAAAACAAAGAGGAGTAAGAAAATATAAGTAGATCTCTTATATGAAAAATATTCTTTGTGATATTGTCCCAAAGTGAATTGTGTTTGGTTTCAAGTATTTGTTGCAAATTTACACGCCTTGTTGATCATTACATTACAGATTTTGTGAAGTGTTCTGAATGTTGTTGACTTTTTACTTGCTTAAAATTTTGGTCGACGATGTAGTAACTAGTAATATGTAATTAGTTGATAATCACTCTTTACTGGTAAAATAATAAAGCACTCTTTGAAGGAACTGTTGCATAGGTAGGCCGTTAGAAGGTGGAAGAGAACACCGAGGGCATGGGATGTTGCTCCATTAGCCTTCATGTGGGTAATATGGAaagagagaaataggagagcaTTTGAAGGGGTTGATAATGATTTTGTAAAATTTAAAAGTAGCCTCTTGTGTCTTGTTTCGGTTCACCCATGAGGTTCTTTTGTGCTTGTATATGAGGTCATATTTAGCTTATCAAAAAGAAGcggagccttggagcaacagtaaagttgtcttcgtgtgacctataggtcactaGTTCGAGCTGTAGAATCAGCCATTGATGCTTGGATCAGGGTAGGCTGCCTACTTCATacccttggggtgcggcccttcccggACCCTGCGGGATGCTTcctgcaccgggctgccctttttttgaTTTAGCTTATCAAAAAGATTGAAGAATTGACTCCTCTTGCTTTGTCCATTATTAATATTCCTAGTAAAGAAATCACTCTATGTCATAACTCATAAGTAGAGAGAACATTTGTGTGGTTTTTATTTTCTACCACCTAAATGTGTTATATTCATCACTTTTGTGTATTTTTTTGTTTATCgtaatttgtgattttttttctcACAACTGTTAACTATATTATTCTTTTCACCTTTTATCAGATTTGTGATGTGAAAGCCAAAAATATACTTCTGTAGATGGGTATTTACATTTTGATGCTTACTGATGTTAACTCTAGAGATATTGTTCTAATTAATCTTTAGTGTCTTGATTTGCTTCAGCTGCAAGTGAGTGTTTCAATTAATGAAAACTTGTTTTGTTTGTGGGTTTACTTGGTGTTCTGTGATACTACACTTTTCAAATGGGGTGTTAACATTAATTACTCTAACTGCAAGGCAGTTTTTACCTTCTAATATTCTCGGTATTGCAGACCTCAAAATTCTCTGCCTTCGGCGAGCAAGGGGTCGTATTCCCAAGTGGCTTTCTCATATGACGGAGAGGGTAAAGACAATCCTCACTTTTCTGATGGTGAAGaagatggtgatgatgatgaggatgatgatgaggaggaagattTTAACAGTGATGATAGCAACGACGAAGTGATGGAGTCAATTGCCAAAGATTATGGAGTGAAAAGGTATGGATGGCTTGTCTACATGGACAAAAAGGCTAAGGAGGAAGAAAGGAGGCAAAGAGAAGTAATCAAGGGAGATCCTGCAATAGTAAGTCTGCTACAATATGGGACTTTAACTGTTGCTAAATTGTATATGTACTGTCATACTAATCATGCCTTTGCAGAGGAAGCTGAGTCGCAAAGAAAGACGGAAAGCTTCTCAATTAGAAAGGGAGAGGGAAAGAGAAGCAGCCCGCATTACCGGGAGCAGAGTTCTCCATCATGATCCCTATCGGTACTTTAGTTCAATCTATTGCATTTTTGTATACTTAAAACCTAAAATGCAGATTAAAATCCCAGTTGTACGGATTGTTCTCACTCGCTCTCTTTTCTCCTCTCCTT
Proteins encoded in this region:
- the LOC107829498 gene encoding uncharacterized protein LOC107829498, whose protein sequence is MWHEARRSEKKVHDMMDAARKRAQRRAIFLAKRRGDPQQSIQAIGSRCRIYRDDALYQATEDQQGLIPWNGKHDILIDRFDGRALLDFIRDSSSRHRRAPERTEEEEELEEFVSFQRYRDLIKHRRRGFKDEEGLQHVNQEMEAKTTALLGSDRPQNSLPSASKGSYSQVAFSYDGEGKDNPHFSDGEEDGDDDEDDDEEEDFNSDDSNDEVMESIAKDYGVKRYGWLVYMDKKAKEEERRQREVIKGDPAIRKLSRKERRKASQLEREREREAARITGSRVLHHDPYRESRRSPTYEAYSRSRRSRSRSLSYSPPHSRRYERGGKSDDIYQGKERAPKIEYITEFGGADDENEPKFEGYSPPPSPPSRTDPLNRPSAGRILEALHVDPASGVSLDKDKSAQMLKTPASASSALSKLNKTTSSSSLSKQQGEKKETPQERLKRIMSKQLNKQIKKDTAVEMAKKREQEKQRLEKLAETSRVSRYRRRSRSRSYSRSPRRHRLSRSPIRERSSRRYRSRSRTRSHSRSHSPSRSYSSSHSLSRSISRSRSPRVRRLSRH